DNA from Nitriliruptor alkaliphilus DSM 45188:
TCGGCAGCGACGAGATCCTGCGCGACGACGCCGTCCGGTTGGTGGAACGCGCCCGCGAGGCCGGCGTCGACGCGTCGCTCGGGATCTTCGACGGGCTGTGGCACGTGTTCCAGGCCTTCCCGCTGCCCGAGTCCCGGTCGAGCCTGCGGGAGGTCGGCGCCTTCATCCGCCGTCAGACGACGGCCGACACCCGGCAGGAGGCCGCGTGAGCGACCTGTCGCTCCACCCCGTGGGGGACGACGAGGACGAGCTGCTCGCCTTCATGCGGGCCGTCTCACGTCACTTCCACGAGGACGAGGCGGACGAGGACCTGGCGCCGTGGGTGCGCGTCATGGCCGGGTGTCGTCGCCTCGCGGTCACCGACCGCGATCGCATCGTCGCCAACTACGGCACGCTCCCGGTCGACCTCTCGGTCCCCGGCGGCGCCACCCTGCCCTGCGCCGGTGTGACGGTCGTCGGGGTGTCCCAGACCTACCGCCGCCGTGGCCTCCTGCGGCGCATGATGACGGCCGGCTTGGACGACGCCGTCGCACACGAGGAACCGGTCGCGGCGCTCTACGCCTCCGAGTCGGCCATCTACCCGAGGTTCGGGTTCGGGATCGTCGCGCCGAGCGTCCTCTACCACGCCGATGCGACCAGGACCCGGTTCCTGGACCGCGTCGACCCGAGGCTCGTGGTCGACCTGGACGTGGAGGCTGCCCCCGCGGAGGCGGCGGCGATCTACGAGGTCGTGCGGGCGGTCCGTGGTGGCGGGGTCGGGCGGCTGCCCGCGCAGTGGGAGGTGTCCCTGCGGAGCGACACCCCTGGCAGCCGCGGTGGTGCCTCGCGGAAGCGACGCGTCCACGTCCCCGGCCGCGGCTACGCGGTCTACCGCATCAAGGAGGACGGCGACGGGGCGCTGCCCGGTGGCGACGTCGTGGTGCTCGAGTTCGTGGCGACCGACCCCGAGGCCGAGCAGGCCCTGTGGCAGCACGTGTTCGACGTGGACCTCGCGACGCGGGTGGTCAGCCGGCTGCGTCCGCCGGACGACGCGCTGCCGTGGATGGTCGAGGATCGGCTCCGGCTCCGCGCGAGCGAGGGTGAGCCCCTCTACGCACGCATCCTCGACGTGCCGCGGTGCCTGGCGAGTCGCACCTCGGCCGTGACCGACGGGCTGGTGCTCGCGGTCCACGACGCCGATCGCGACCAGTCCGGGACCTACCGGTGGGACGTCAGCCCCGAAGGTGGTGCCTGCACGCGTACCGACGCCCCTGCGGACGTCGCCCTGTCGATCGAGAGCCTGGCGGCGTGCTGGCTCGGAGGTACGTCGCCGAGCCGCCTGCGCGCCGCGCGACGCCTCGAGGAGACCACGCCCGGTGCGGTCGCACGGCTCGATCGGATGACCGCCGTGTCGCACGCGCCCTGGACGCCCTGGATCTTCTGAGGACCGCGGCCGCCGGGGGGACGCCTACGGTGCGCGGCACCGACCAGGAGAGACACCCGTGTCCCACGTGTACAAGAAGATCGAACTCGTTGGTTCGTCCCGCGACGGCGTCGACGACGCCATCCGTGGCGCGATCCGCAAGGCCAGCGAGTCCGTCCGCAACCTCGACTGGTTCGAGGTCAAGGAGATCCGGGGGTGGATCAAGGACGGCGAGGCGCAGCACTTCCAGGTCACCATCGACGTCGGCTTCCGCCTCGAGGACGAACCCGCCGGCTGAAGCGGGCTCGACAGCCTGCCTGGGGCCTCGCTACCGTCGTGCACAGCAGGACCATCCAGGAGCGATCCGTGACCGGCACCGACGCACGCACCACCGGCCCCTCCGGCCGGTGCATCGCGCGTGTCCCGGTGCCGTCGCGCACGCCGATCATCATCCGACCGCTCCCGTAGCCGGTGCGCCGGGCTGCGGGAGCGGCCCGGCTCGCACGTGCCCGGTCCGTTCCCGTACCCGGCCCACCACGACCGGCCGTCGGCCGACGAGGAAGGGCCACCGATGGGGCACAGCCCACTGCCGCCGCGGGATCTCGCCGCGCGACTCGACCTGTACGACACCACCCTGCGCGACGGGACCCAGCGTGAGGGCGTGACCCTCTCGGTCGACGACAAGCTCCGTGTGGCGCGCCGCATGGATGAGCTCGGCGTCGCCTACATCGAGGGCGGCTGGCCCGGGGCCAACCCGAAGGACACCGAGTTCTTCCGCCGCGCCGCCGAGGGAGAGCTGGACCTCGCCGCGACCCTCGTGGCGTTCGGGATGACCCGTGGTCCGAACCGGGCCGCGGAGGACGACGTGCTGCTGCAGGGCCTCGTCGAGGCGCGGACCGACGTGATCTGCCTCGTCGGCAAGTCCTGGGGCTACCACGTCGACGAGGCGCTCGGTGTGCCGCGGGACGAGAACCTCGCGATGGTCCGCGACTCGATCACCTACCTGCGAGGGCTCGGCAAGCGGGTCTTCTTCGACGCCGAGCACTTCTTCGACGGCCTCGCCCGGGACGGTGCGTACGCGCGGGACGTGGTCAGGGTCGCCGCCGAGGCGGGTGCCGAGTGCGTGGTCCTGTGCGACACCAACGGCGGGGCGATGCCGTGGGACGTCCTCGAGATCGTCCGCGGGTTGGTCCACGACCTGCCGTGCGACGTCGGGCTGCACTTCCACGACGACGGTGGTTGCGCGGTCGCGAACTCGATGCTCGGGGTCGAGGCCGGCGCCGTCCACGTGCAGGGCACCGCCAACGGGCTGGGGGAGCGGTGCGGCAACGCCAACCTGTTCACGATCGTGGCCGACCTCCAGCTCAAGCGCGGCCTGCCCCTGATCGCTCCCGAGCAGCTCGAGCGCCTGACCGAGATCAGCCACACCGTCGCCGAGCTGTGCAACCAGGCCACCCCGGACGTGGCGCCCTACGTCGGGCACACCGCCTTCAGCCACAAGGCGGGGCTGCACGCCTCCGCGCTGGCCAAGGCGCCCGACATGTACCAGCACATCGAGCCCGACGACGTCGGTAACCGGCAGCGGCTGGTGGTCAGCGAGCTCGCCGGCCGCAGCAACATCGTGCTGAAGGCCAAGGAGCTCGGCGTCGACGTCACCGCCGACCAGGCGAAGGCGGTCCTGGCCGAGGTCAAGCGGCGCGAGTCGCTCGGGTGGACCTACGAGGCCGCCGACGCGTCGTTCGGGCTGCTGCTGCGGCGCGTCGCCGGGCTGCTCGCCGACGAGGACGAACCGTTCCGGTCGCTGCACTACCGGGTCAACGTGGGTGGCGGCGCGGCCGAGGCGACCAACGGGGAGGGGCCTGCCGAGGCCATCCTGGCCGTCGAGGTCGCCGGTGTCCGGCGCCTCGGCGCCGGCGAGGGCAACGGGCCCGTGGACGCCCTCGACCACGCCTTCCGCAACGCCGTCAACGGCACGTGGCCCGACCTCGACCGGGTGCACCTCGCCGACTACAAGGTCCGCATCCTCGAGGCGGTCTCGGCCACCGGTGACCGTGATGGGATCGGGACGGATGCGGTCACGCGCGTGCTGGTGACCGCCACCGACGGGACCACCAAGTGGGACACGGTCGGGGTCCACGCCAACGTCGTCGAGGCGTCCTGGCTCGCGCTGTCGGACGCTTACACCCACGCGATCCTCGGCTACGGCCAGCCGGGGTCGCAGCCACGATCCGAGAGGGACTGAACGTGCCGCGCTACGTCCGCTTCGCGACCGACGAGGGCCCCCGCTACGGCGTGCTGGAGCAGACCGAGGTCGCCGTCATCTCGCCGCACCCGTTCGCGGCACACAGCCCGACCGGTGAGCGGGTGCCGGTCCAGGGCCTGGTCCTGCTGGCACCGGTGATCCCGTCGAAGATCGTGTGCGTGGGCAGGAACTACCGCGACCACGCGGCGGAGCTCGGCGGCGAGGTCCCCGACGAGCCGCTGTTCTTCCTCAAGCCCTCGTCGTCGGTCATCGGCCCGGGCGACCCCATCCGGCTGCCCGTGGACCTGTCCTCCGAGGTGCACCACGAGGCCGAGCTGGCCGTCGTCATCGGGGCGCTCCTGCAGCGGGTCGCCCCCGAGCAGGCGCTGGCGGGCATCCTCGGTTACACGGCGGCCAACGACGTGACGGCGCGGGACCTGCAGCGCCGCGAGGACCAGTGGTTCCGCGGGAAGGGCTTCGACACCTTCTGCCCGCTCGGGCCGGCGATCGCCACCGACCTCGACCCGGGTGACCTGCGGATCCGCTGTTCGGTCGACGGCGAGGTCCGTCAGGACGGCAGCACGGCCGACCTGGTGTGGAACGTGGCCGAGCTGGTCAGCGAGATCAGCCAGGTGACCACCTTGCTGCCGAGCGACGTGATCCTGACGGGGACGCCCGCCGGCGTCGGCCCGATCGTGGCCGGGCAGAAGGTCCGGGTCGAGGTCGAGGGCGTCGGTGTGCTCGAGAACCCCGTGGTGGACCGGGCCGTGGACGCGATGCCGGTCAGTTGAGGGCCCCCGCCACGGCGGGGGCCCTCGGTTCGGTACGGGCGGTCAGACCAGCTCGGCCTCTCCCTTCATCGGGACGTGCACCAGCTCGCCGCTGTGGTCCAGGTCCGGGTGCTGCTGCAGCCACCCGACGAAGGCCAACAGGCCGCTCAGCATCGCCACGAACGCGGTGACCATGGCGGTCATCGAGTCGGTGTACCCGTCAGGGGTGATACCGAGGTTGAACGCCGTCGCCGCCGCCGCGACCGTGTTGATCGCCGCCAGGACCAGCAGGACCGGGACGGCCTTGGCCGGGACGGGCAGACCGAACTGCTCCTGTCCTGCGGACCCACGCAGGCTGTCGAGGCTGAGGAGGCGTCCACCTGCGAGTGCCACGACGACCACGAGCAGACCGAACACGAACGGGGCCAGTCGGGTCATGCCGAGCGCGATCATCACGGCGAGGTAGCCGAGACCGACGAGGCCGAACAGGCGGGTGCGGTAGCCGACGATCAGCGCGACACCCACGGCCAGCTGCACCGCGGCGAACACCACGACCCAGAAGCCCATGGCGGGCAGGATCAGGGTGTCGACGAGGCTGCCGACGACCGCCCAGTGGTTGGCCGCGATGGTGGTGAACACCTCGGTCTGGGCCTCGGCGCTCGCGAACCCCGGCAGCGCGTTGATACCGGGGTCGACCCGAGCCCAGATCTCGTGGAGGAACCGGAAGCCGACGAAGATGCGCAGGACCGCGAGCAGCGCGGCCGTGGTGTCGCCGTAGCGGTTGGTGGCGTACAGGCCGAGGACGATCAGGGCCGACAGGACCACGAACTCCATGGCCACGAAGGTGAAGCGACCCGTCTCGCGGCTGCTCATCGTCAGGAAGAAGAAGACCCCGACGAGACTGAAGGCGGCGATGGCGGCCGGGATGTACTCCCGCTTGAACACGGGCAGGTCGATCAGCCAACGCACCGCGCGAGCGGCGCCACTGGTGGCACCGCGGGTGCGCTGCATGATCAGACCGTCGAGCCCGAAGTAGTTGCCGGCACCGGTGACGAGGACGAACAGGTGCATCGCCACGAAGAACGGCGGGATGCGGGAGTTGCCCAACATCATGATGCTGACGTCCATGCCGATGGCGGCGACCGCCAGCGGCCGGACCGCGAAGCCGACGAGGAACGCGACGGCGAGCAGGACCTGCAGCCCGATCACGAAGTAGCTGAACGCCACGGCGTTGGGGCTGATGACCGACTCGAAGATCCAGGCGAACCACGAGTAGGTGCCGTCGGTGATGGCCTTCGCGGATTCCTCGCGGACGGCATCACCTGCGCCGGAGCCCATCCAGGTCGGGTTGGCGCCGGAGCCGAAGCCGCCGATCTTCCAGTTGTGGCCGACGGTGACCTCGAACAGCCACATCATGCCGAGGAAGATGCGGAGGAAGGCGATCGCCGACGCCTTCACCGCCTCGGCTGGCAGCTGCAGCAGCCCGTCGTCTCGGAGGTGGACCTTCATCATGGCTGTGCTCCATCGGTCGCGGTGGTACCCGGGTGGTGTACGCACGACCTTGACAGCTCACCGGGGCGCCCTCTGGGGGCCTTGGGCGCGTCCCGTCGGGACCTTCGGCGGCGCGCTACGGGACCATCGCCGAGTGTGGAGGAGGGGCGAGGCGGTCCGTCGTGCTTCGATGCGTGCTCCCGCCGCCGCCCACCGCCGAGGCGCACCCGTGATCCCGAACGTCCTCGCCAGCCGCTACGCCTCCGACGCGATGACCGCGATCTGGTCACCGGAGGGCAAGATCGTCCTGGAACGGCAGCTGTGGCTCGCTGTCCTGCGAGCGCAGGCCGACCTCGGCGTGCACGTCCCGGACGACGTCGTCGCCGACTACGAGCGGGTGGTCGAGCAGGTCGACCTCGCGTCGATCGCGGCGCGTGAGCGCACGACGCGGCACGACGTGAAGGCCCGCATCGAGGAGTTCAACGCCCTGGCGGGCCACGAGCACGTGCACAAGGGCATGACCTCGCGCGACCTGACCGAGAACGTCGAGCAGCTGCAGGTCCACCGCGCGCTGCAGGTGGTGCGCGACCGGTGCGTGGCGGCGCTGGCCATCCTCGCCGACCGTGCCGCCGAGCACACCGCGACGGTCATGACCGGGCGTAGCCACAACGTCCCGGCGCAGGCGACCACCCTCGGCAAGCGGTTCGCCAACGCGGGGGAGGAGCTGCGTCAGGCGCTGCTGCGGGTCGAGGACCTCCTCGCTCGGTACCCGCTGCGGGGGCTGAAGGGCCCCGTCGGGACCCAGCAGGATGCGCTCGACCTGCTCGATGGTGAGCAGGCCACCCTCGACGAGCTCGAGGACCGCATCG
Protein-coding regions in this window:
- a CDS encoding GNAT family N-acetyltransferase, with the protein product MSDLSLHPVGDDEDELLAFMRAVSRHFHEDEADEDLAPWVRVMAGCRRLAVTDRDRIVANYGTLPVDLSVPGGATLPCAGVTVVGVSQTYRRRGLLRRMMTAGLDDAVAHEEPVAALYASESAIYPRFGFGIVAPSVLYHADATRTRFLDRVDPRLVVDLDVEAAPAEAAAIYEVVRAVRGGGVGRLPAQWEVSLRSDTPGSRGGASRKRRVHVPGRGYAVYRIKEDGDGALPGGDVVVLEFVATDPEAEQALWQHVFDVDLATRVVSRLRPPDDALPWMVEDRLRLRASEGEPLYARILDVPRCLASRTSAVTDGLVLAVHDADRDQSGTYRWDVSPEGGACTRTDAPADVALSIESLAACWLGGTSPSRLRAARRLEETTPGAVARLDRMTAVSHAPWTPWIF
- a CDS encoding dodecin yields the protein MSHVYKKIELVGSSRDGVDDAIRGAIRKASESVRNLDWFEVKEIRGWIKDGEAQHFQVTIDVGFRLEDEPAG
- the cimA gene encoding citramalate synthase, which translates into the protein MGHSPLPPRDLAARLDLYDTTLRDGTQREGVTLSVDDKLRVARRMDELGVAYIEGGWPGANPKDTEFFRRAAEGELDLAATLVAFGMTRGPNRAAEDDVLLQGLVEARTDVICLVGKSWGYHVDEALGVPRDENLAMVRDSITYLRGLGKRVFFDAEHFFDGLARDGAYARDVVRVAAEAGAECVVLCDTNGGAMPWDVLEIVRGLVHDLPCDVGLHFHDDGGCAVANSMLGVEAGAVHVQGTANGLGERCGNANLFTIVADLQLKRGLPLIAPEQLERLTEISHTVAELCNQATPDVAPYVGHTAFSHKAGLHASALAKAPDMYQHIEPDDVGNRQRLVVSELAGRSNIVLKAKELGVDVTADQAKAVLAEVKRRESLGWTYEAADASFGLLLRRVAGLLADEDEPFRSLHYRVNVGGGAAEATNGEGPAEAILAVEVAGVRRLGAGEGNGPVDALDHAFRNAVNGTWPDLDRVHLADYKVRILEAVSATGDRDGIGTDAVTRVLVTATDGTTKWDTVGVHANVVEASWLALSDAYTHAILGYGQPGSQPRSERD
- a CDS encoding fumarylacetoacetate hydrolase family protein: MPRYVRFATDEGPRYGVLEQTEVAVISPHPFAAHSPTGERVPVQGLVLLAPVIPSKIVCVGRNYRDHAAELGGEVPDEPLFFLKPSSSVIGPGDPIRLPVDLSSEVHHEAELAVVIGALLQRVAPEQALAGILGYTAANDVTARDLQRREDQWFRGKGFDTFCPLGPAIATDLDPGDLRIRCSVDGEVRQDGSTADLVWNVAELVSEISQVTTLLPSDVILTGTPAGVGPIVAGQKVRVEVEGVGVLENPVVDRAVDAMPVS